A single window of Doryrhamphus excisus isolate RoL2022-K1 chromosome 5, RoL_Dexc_1.0, whole genome shotgun sequence DNA harbors:
- the cep19 gene encoding centrosomal protein of 19 kDa — protein MRFVVKRCGVCFSPPSIVLIYENKENNKVRKRVIPVRYFYRYSNCSLAAESLKNHPRHKDYLEGVSQMQLERLYVILRDHLQGFTLEHSLASLQVDPDEDLNKLGDEELARKKSQMDEVFERNRTHRDDPDFVYDLEVDFSKTTKEKCSWDEESDDGF, from the exons ATGCGTTTCGTGGTAAAGCGTTGTGGAGTGTGCTTTAGCCCACCGTCTATAGTGTTGATTTatgaaaacaaggaaaacaacaaAGTGCGAAAACGAGTCATACCGGTGCGATACTTCTATCGATATTCTA ACTGCAGCCTGGCTGCTGAAAGCCTGAAGAACCACCCCCGGCACAAAGACTACCTGGAAGGTGTGTCCCAAATGCAGCTGGAGAGGCTTTACGTCATCTTGCGGGATCACCTGCAGGGCTTCACGCTAGAGCACAGCCTGGCCTCGCTTCAAGTGGACCCCGACGAAGACCTAAACAAACTGGGCGACGAGGAGCTTGCTCGCAAGAAAAGCCAAATGGATGAAGTTTTTGAAAGGAACCGGACTCACAGAGATGACCCGGACTTTGTTTATGACCTGGAGGTGGACTTCAGCAAGACAACGAAGGAGAAGTGCAGCTGGGATGAAGAATCTGATGATGGGTTTTGA
- the LOC131130194 gene encoding vacuolar protein sorting-associated protein 4B-like, which yields MASANLNKAIDLARRAAEEDCAKNYEEALTLYQSSVQYFLHVIKYETKSERSNEMIRSKCADYLGRAEQLKEYLKKKENLPPTKPVKESDGKGNESDEGDDSEKKKFQNQLSGAIVMEKPNIKWSDVAGLEGAKEALKEAVILPIKFPHLFTGKRTPWRGILLFGPPGTGKSYLAKAVATEAGNSTFFSISSSDLVSKWLGESEKLVKNLFSLAREHKPSIIFIDEIDSLCGSRSENESEAARRIKTEFLVQMQGVGNDNEGILVLGATNIPWTLDSAIRRRFEKRIYIPLPEQPARSFMFKLHLGSTPNQLTEADYTTLGKKTEGYSGADISIIVRDALMQPVRKVQSTTHFKKVQGSSWNNPDVIMDDLLTPCSPGDPGAIAMTWMDVPGDKLLEPVVSMSDMLMSLSNTKPTVNDQDLDKLKKFTDDFGQEG from the exons ATGGCCAGTGCTAATTTGAAT AAAGCAATCGATCTCGCCAGAAGAGCTGCAGAGGAGGACTGTGCCAAAAACTATGAAGAAGCCCTCACATTATATCAGAGTTCGGTGCAGTACTTCCTTCATGTCATCAAGT ATGAGACCAAAAGCGAGCGCTCCAACGAGATGATCCGCTCCAAGTGTGCAGACTACCTGGGCCGGGCAGAACAGCTGAAGGAGTAcctgaagaagaaggagaaccTTCCTCCTACCAAACCGGTCAAGGAGTCGGATGGCAAAGG CAATGAAAGTGATGAGGGTGACGATTCAGAGAAGAAGAAGTTCCAGAATCAGCTGTCAG GAGCCATAGTGATGGAGAAGCCAAACATTAAGTGGAGCGATGTCGCCGGGCTTGAAGGAGCAAAAGAGGCGCTGAAGGAGGCAGTCATCTTGCCCATCAAGTTCCCTCACCTCTTCACCG GAAAGAGAACTCCTTGGCGTGGGATTCTGCTCTTTGGCCCTCCAGGAACAGGAAAGTCCTACCTGGCCAAGGCGGTGGCCACAGAAGCCGGCAATTCCACCTTCTTCTCAATTTCCTCCTCAGACCTGGTGTCCAAGTGGCTGGGAGAAAGTGAAAA GTTGGTGAAGAACCTCTTCTCTCTGGCCAGAGAGCACAAACCTTCCATCATTTTCATTGATGAGATCGACTCGTTGTGTGGATCCAGGAGCGAGAATGAGAGTGAAGCGGCACGCAGGATCAAGACGGAGTTCCTCGTCCAAATGCAGG GTGTTGGGAATGACAATGAGGGGATTCTGGTCCTGGGGGCAACAAATATCCCATGGACTTTGGACTCTGCCATCAGGAGAAG GTTTGAAAAGCGCATATACATTCCTCTGCCAGAGCAGCCGGCCCGCTCATTCATGTTCAAGCTTCACCTGGGCTCCACGCCCAACCAGCTGACCGAGGCTGACTACACCACGCTGGGCAAAAAGACGGAGGGATACTCGGGGGCCGACATCAGCATCATTGTCAGGGACGCCCTCATGCAGCCTGTCAGGAAGGTTCAGTCCACCACGCACTTCAAAAAG GTTCAAGGTTCATCGTGGAACAATCCTGACGTCATCATGGACGACCTCCTCACTCCATGCTCACCGGGCGACCCTGGTGCCATAGCCATGACGTGGATGGACGTCCCCGGGGACAAACTTCTAGAACCTGTTGTTTCCATG AGTGACATGCTGATGTCGCTGTCCAACACCAAACCCACTGTCAATGATCAGGACCTGGACAAGCTGAAGAAGTTCACAGATGATTTTGGTCAGGAAGGCTGA
- the ankrd29 gene encoding ankyrin repeat domain-containing protein 29: protein MSFKKDTPLSNAVFWAAHKGNLALLQLLLNSGRVDVDCKDKCGTTAVMVASYSGHRECVKELIMQGADINYQRETGSTALFFASQQGHNDVVKLLFEFGASTEFQTKEGGTALTAASQHGHAKVVDTLLKNGANVHDELNDGATPLFLAAQGGHVTVIRHLLASGAKVNHPREDGTAPLWMAAQMGHSDAVRVLLLRGADRDAYREDGSTALFKAAMKGHNDVIEELLKFSPSLGLLKNGSTALHAAVLGGNFQSVQLLLRANADPMLANKNNEFPADVTKSQRILRALRPKALNVAVDDNHGSCLRVCLH, encoded by the exons ATGTCTTTTAAG AAGGACACACCGCTGTCCAATGCTGTGTTCTGGGCCGCCCACAAGGGGAACCTGGCTCTACTCCAGCTGCTGCTCAACAGTGGACGTGTGGACGTAGACTGCAAAGATAAA TGTGGAACCACAGCCGTGATGGTGGCGTCCTACAGCGGCCACAGAGAGTGTGTCAAAGAACTCATCATGCAAGGAGCTGACATCAACTACCAGAGAGAG ACAGGTTCGACCGCTCTGTTCTTCGCCTCCCAGCAAGGTCACAATGACGTTGTCAAGCTCCTTTTTGAATTTGGAGCTTCCACTGAATTCCAGACAAAG GAAGGAGGCACTGCTCTCACTGCCGCGTCGCAGCACGGCCATGCCAAAGTGGTGGACACACTGTTGAAGAATGGCGCCAACGTTCACGATGAGCTGAAT GACGGGGCCACCCCGCTGTTCCTGGCGGCACAGGGGGGTCATGTGACCGTCATCCGCCACCTGCTGGCATCTGGTGCCAAGGTGAATCATCCAAGAGAG GATGGCACTGCCCCCCTGTGGATGGCAGCCCAGATGGGACACAGTGACGCGGTGAGGGTGCTCCTTTTACGTGGTGCAGATAGGGACGCCTACAGAGAA GATGGCTCCACAGCGTTATTTAAAGCAGCTATGAAGGGACACAATGATGTCATCGAGGAGCTACTCAAGTTTTCTCCTTCACTTGGCCTCCTCAAG AATGGCTCCACGGCCCTCCATGCTGCTGTCCTGGGAGGGAATTTCCAAAGTGTTCAACTTCTGCTCCGCGCCAATGCAGACCCCATGCTTGCCAACAAG aatAATGAATTCCCGGCCGATGTGACCAAAAGCCAACGTATACTGAGAGCTTTGCGCCCGAAAGCCTTAAACGTGGCCGTGGATGACAATCATGGCTCCTGCTTGCGCGTCTgcctgcactga
- the plekhb2 gene encoding pleckstrin homology domain-containing family B member 2: MAMVKSGWLHRQSTILRRWKKNWFDLWADGRLVFYNDQQRRDMEDDIHMRVDCINIRSSNACQELNPPEGKTRDALLQIVCRDGRVISLCADSADDALAWTMALQDARVNAMVATPQVGFTPEVMASSPPPYSEYAPPPPFYAPGQYGEYVASSPQATQIMYAADGQPYAVAYPYQYQGGYPSAGVNHVVIQERQRDNGGDMAMGMLAGAATGLALGSLFSVF, from the exons ATGGCTATGGTGAAGAGTGGCTGGCTCCATAGGCAAA GCACCATACTGCGCCGCTGGAAGAAGAACTGGTTTGACTTATGGGCTGATGGCCGTCTCGTCTTCTACAACGACCAGCAGCGGAGGGACATGGAGGATGACATCCACATGAGGGTGGACTGCATTAACATCCGCAGTTCAAATGCATGTCAAG AGCTGAACCCTCCAGAGGGGAAGACACGTGATGCTTTGCTTCAGATAGTCTGCAGAGATGGCCGGGTCATCAGCCTTTGTGCTGACAGCGCAGATGATGCCCT GGCATGGACCATGGCACTGCAGGATGCGAGAGTTAATGCG ATGGTTGCAACACCTCAGGTGGGCTTTACTCCAGAAGTGATGGCCTCCTCTCCTCCCCCTTACTCTGAATACGCTCCCCCACCACCG TTCTATGCTCCGGGTCAGTATGGAGAGTACGTCGCATCGAGCCCGCAAGCAACGCAGATCATGTACGCGGCTGACGGTCAGCCCTACGCCGTCGCCTACCCTTATCAGTACCAAG GTGGCTACCCTTCTGCCGGAGTCAACCATGTGGTGATTCAGGAGCGCCAGCGCGATAACGGCGGCGACATGGCCATGGGCATGCTGGCGGGTGCAGCCACTGGTCTGGCGCTGGGGTCGCTCTTCTCTGTcttctaa
- the pigx gene encoding phosphatidylinositol-glycan biosynthesis class X protein: MHYTFFSIVTFFLACRFSTVKGDNSCGSLKQWLQSAAVSVEIKNRGFHREVETTVELHRDALKKVSVLLLHRWPRGVYVDPYQLSFLTDKVDWQILMDSTIDLEVPAHQSFGFVTYVYTAFTEPLKVTIPIHGRYHQPSFAGGTYEFVTIDPPELLLRTEECSEWNNFDLHTVMEAPCSAYNTSICLWVHVNHQQKHSHDTLQLPIGDGSLVRPVCTVTLLVTIMCCLALSKYMWKYRIV, from the exons ATGCATTATACCTTTTTCTCAATCGTGACGTTCTTCTTAGCATGTCGTTTTTCGACTGTAAAGG GCGACAACAGTTGTGGTTCTCTAAAGCAGTGGCTCCAGTCAGCTGCTGTTTCAGTGGAGATCAAGAACAGGGGGTTCCATAG GGAGGTAGAGACCACAGTTGAGCTCCACCGTGATGCGCTCAAGAAAGTCAGCGTTTTGCTCCTTCATAGATGGCCCAGGGGTGTCTATGTGGACCCCTACCAGCTCTCATTCCTGACTGATAAAGTTGACTGGCAA ATATTGATGGACTCAACCATTGATCTGGAGGTTCCTGCACACCAGTCTTTTGGATTTGTAACATATGTTTACACCGCCTTCACTGAGCCGCTGAAAGTCACCATTCCAATACACGGCCGCTACCACCAGCCTTCCTTTGCTGGAGGAACATATGAATTTGTCACCATAGACCCCCCAGAGCTGCTTTTGCGGACAGAAGAAT GTTCAGAGTGGAACAACTTCGACCTTCACACGGTGATGGAAGCCCCCTGCAGTGCTTACAATACAAGTATATGTCTGTGGGTTCATGTGAACCATCAACAG AAGCACAGCCATGACACCTTGCAGTTACCAATAGGTGATGGTTCCTTGGTGAGACCAGTATGCACTGTAACGCTGCTGGTCACCATTATGTGCTGCTTGGCACTTTCCAAATACATGTGGAAGTATCGtattgtttaa
- the ing5a gene encoding inhibitor of growth protein 5a, translating to MATAIYLEHYLDSIENLPCELQRNFTLMRDLDNRTEEKKVEIDKLAEEYIANVKNLASEQRVEHLQKIQSAYSKCKEFSDDKVQLAMQTYEMVDKHIRRLDADLARFENELKEKLEVSGYASPEGIALKKTESRGPREKRSSRGRGRKGSDEDSPKKKKMKNSPDLSETILPMQPSDVLDMPVDPNEPTYCLCHQVSYGEMIGCDNPDCPIEWFHFACVDLATKPKGKWFCPRCTQDKKKK from the exons ATGGCGACGGCAATATATTTGGAACATTATCTAGACA GTATTGAGAATCTTCCATGTGAACTTCAGAGAAACTTCACCTTGATGCGCGACTTGGACAACAGGACGGAAG AAAAGAAGGTAGAGATTGATAAGCTGGCCGAGGAGTACATTGCCAACGTGAAGAACCTGGCGTCAGAGCAGCGAGTGGAACACCTACAGAAGATCCAGAGTGCATACAGCAAGTGCAAAGAGTTCAGTGATGACAAAGTGCAGCTTGCCATGCAGACCTACGAGATG GTGGACAAACACATCCGCAGACTGGATGCAGACCTGGCACGCTTTGAGAACGAGCTGAAGGAGAAACTGGAAGTGAGCGGCTATGCTAGCCCCGAAGGAATAGCACTCAAAA AGACGGAGTCCCGCGGCCCTCGAGAGAAGCGCAGTTCCAGGGGAAGAGGAAGGAAAGGCTCAGATGAAGACTctccaaaaaagaaaaagatgaaaaacag CCCAGACTTGAGCGAAACCATCTTGCCCATGCAGCCGTCAGACGTGTTGGACATGCCAGTGGATCCCAATGAGCCCACATACTGCCTGTGTCATCAGGTGTCCTACGGCGAGATGATCGGCTGCGATAACCCCGAC TGTCCCATTGAGTGGTTTCACTTTGCCTGCGTCGACCTCGCCACAAAGCCCAAAGGAAAATG GTTTTGTCCACGATGCACTcaagacaagaagaaaaaataa